The genome window CAACCACAAGCGCATTCGGCGACTTCTCGTTGAAATGAACCTGCGGGCGGTGATTCGTCGTCCTCGTCACAGCTGCACAATCGCTCGTGGACAAAGCTATGAGCCGAACCTCCTTAACCGCGATTTCACAGCTAAACGGTTAAATGAAAAGTGGGTAACTGATGTAACATATCTGACTTATGGTAATGGTCAAAAAGCCTATCTCAGTGCTGTTAAGGACTTATACAACGGCGAGATTATTAGTTATGTCGTTAGCCAGCGCAATGACAACCCATTGGTAATGAAGACGCTTGAACAGGCTTTAAAACTCTATCCGACTGCCAAACCATTACTTCATAGTGATCGCGGTTTCCAATACACTTCCAAGGAGTTTGCTCGTTTGACGGCCGAACATGGTATTAGTCGCAGTATGTCCCGCGTCGGGAAGTGCATTGATAATGCCCCGATGGAAAGTTTTTGGAGCCACTATAAGGACGAGGCCTACTATGGACAAATCTTCCGAAGCTATGAAGAACTAGTCACTTCAATTGATCAATATATCTACTTCTACAATCATCAACGTTATCAAGTAAAATTAAACAGCCTGACCCCGGTAGAATACCGGCATCAAGCTGCCTAACATTCATTGTATAATTACCTGTCTACTTGACAGGGTGCAGTTCAAAAGAAAGTCCTGGAGCTTTATTTATGATTCAGAGTATAAAGGTACCTTTACACAAGTCAATGAACTTCGTAAAATGCAAAATTACTTTTCTATACAAAAAAAGGGATAGGTAATTGAGCCCACCCCAATGTACGAAATGAATGTTGTTACGTTTGGTAACTTTATATCTATACCCTTACTTATTACATCTCTGGATCAAAGCCGTTTGCCATCATGACTTCGCGACGTGGACGGTCACCATCAGAGCCCGGCTTATCAACCCCGATTGAGTCCCGAACATCCTTCTCAGAATCGTTGACCAAGCTGACCACATAAGCGGCCACGCTCTTTCGAGAAGTTTCGGTCCCCTTAAATGCTTCGCCATTATTATAGCTAGTCGTTTCGTAGTCAACTTCACCATTATCCGTTAGCCATGCTGGACGAATAATTGTGTAGTCCAGATCGCTATTGCTAATAACATCGGCTGCTTCACGGTAAGTTTGCAGGTAACCTGGTAATGCCCTGGTATTCAATTCGCCAAACTTGCCAGGAACTTCATCGTAAATTCCCAGTGAAGAAGTCCAAATCAAGCGTTTAACGCCCTGCTTATCCATGGCAGCAACAATCTTCTTTGCTTCATCAACGACGTTTCCCGCCAAACTAGCATAGACGATGTCCTGTCCCTTGATTGCTGCTTCAAGGTCAGCGCTATTAGTGGCATCCCCCACAATTACGTTCTGATCCTGTAATTCTGGATCAAGTTTAGCCTTATTCCGTACAAACATCGTTAAATTAGCATCTTGTCAGCCCATTGTGCAATTCGACTGTTAGCACCAATAATTAAAACGTTCTTTGTCATCATAAAGACCCTCTTTCTTAAATTAATCCTTAATCGTCAGATATTAATCTAGGTTCATCCGTTCAGAACGGAACTGATTAATCTTGGCGTCTTTTGGATAGCCAAGCCCAATTCCTACCGCAAAGAGATAGTCATTGCTTACCCCTAATACTTGGTGTATGTAACTTGGATTGAAGACGAACTCTTCAGCGGGAATAGAATCAATCCCGCGGTCCTTAGCTGCTAGTATCAAAGTCTGCCCAAAGGCACCCAGATCATAAGTTGTCCAGGGGTTGATGTCCCGCGGCAAAAGCAAGTAGGCGATTGCCGGCGCATTAAAAAGTTTTTCTGAATCGCTATACATGTCATTGGCATCGGCGCCTAAGAAATTATGAATCCCGCTGGACCAGGTTCGTAAGTTCGCCTGTCCCTGCTTTCCCATGCTTCCGCGGTGGAGGGATGGGAATTCAGAATGTTCCGCCCTTCCTGATTCATGGTAAGAACGAATCTTTTCCAAACTATCGCCAGTTGCAATTACTACTTTCCATGGCTGGGTGTTTGCCCATTAAGGGGCCTTCCCGGCAGTTTCAACAATTTTTTCGAGCTCTTCTTTAGCAATTGGTTGTGACTTAAAATCACGAACCGAATGACGGTTGTTTACTGTATCGATAAATTCCATTTCTAATCCTCCATTCTTCCTTAAAGGTATTTCTTACTTTCTGTAAGTATAGTAGTCCATGCTAAAAGAAAGCGGAAGTATTAAAATGTTATTAGCTAATAACTTTAGATTAAAAGGATGGTATTAATAAATGATCAATTAACAACTTTCATTGCTGTAGCGGAGAGCAAGAGCTTCAACAAGGCTGCCAGCCAACTATTCATTTCTGCTCCCGGTGTTATCAAGCAGATCAACGCTTTGGAGAAAAACATTCATGTCTCCCTCTTCAATCGAACCCACAGCGGGGTCACATTAACGCCAGCTGGCGAATCTTTCTACCAGGATGCCAAGAAATTGGTAGCTGCTTATACCCAATCAATTAATCATGCCCAAAACCTTGCCGAAGAAAAGCAGGTTGTCAAAATCGGTGTCGGCCCATTAGCGACCGGCGTGGGAACAAATAATTTATGGCTGGAGATTAGTCAAAAATACCCCAATATCAATTTTCAATTCATCCCTTGCTCATGTGCCCTGGGGAGCTTTAATGAATTTCTTGCTGGCATTAATAGCGAATTCGATTTGGTTTCATCAGTATATGATGTTAATTTACTGCGAGCTTACAGCCTGACTGCGACTGAATTAGACCTAACTCCGTTAAAAATTTCCGTCCCGATTCAAAATCCGTTAAGTAATAAGAAGCGCTTATCATTAGATGACTTAAAATGACAGACAATTGCCCTATCACCACGGGGAGAATTTTCCTGTTTTGACCGGGTCAGAGACCTACTAGAAAAAGAGCCAACTATCACGATTAAGAATATTAACGGCTTTGACATCCCAGTATTAAATTCATGCGTTGAAAATAATTGGCTCCTTTGCTCAGCCGAAGATTGGCAGACTGCCCACCCCATGCTCAAAACCCAAAATGTCGACTGGGACTTCACTGCTCCCTTTGGCTTAGTCTATGGAGAAACGCACCGCCAAGTCGTTAATCAGATTGTTGATTTTGTAAATAGTAATCATTAGAAACAAACGGGAAGCTGCCAAGTTACAACAGCTTCCCGTTTTTAGTTATTTATAACTGCCGGGAGTTTTAGTAGCCCACTGACAAGCAGGGCAATGACGATAATTACCGGTGATAGTTCAACCGCTACCAGGAAAAAGAGGAGGACGATCACAAGGATCGGTTTCCCTAAAATTCTGGTCAAGCTGGCAGTTACCACAACGATGGCATTGACCCGCAGGTTCCCAGGCAGGAGCATTGCGCAGGCAACTCCAACTGCCACGCTCGAAAAGATTGCCGGGAAAATCGTTCCCCCGCGCCAGCCCATTACGAAGCCCAGGTTGGTCAGCACTGCTTTGAGCAGGGCGAGCAGGATCAGGAAGGCAACCGATAAATTGAGGGCTTCGTTACTAAACGGCACAATCCGGAATTCGCCGGAAAACATGACGTCAGGACTAACCAACGAAGCTAGTGCTAAGGTCAGCCCAAAGATGATTCCCTGCATGACTGGCCCCAGGCGAATGTTGATCAGCTTGGCGAAACTATTTTCAAGGTAGACGAAGAAGCAGCCAAAAGCGATCCCGACAACCATTGCCGGCAGCCAGGTCCACAGGTTGGCTGGCGCCCATTGAATAGCCTGGTGGTGAATACCAAAGGCCCCTTCTTCCGGAAATAATTTAAAAATAATACTGGCGCCCACGACCCCAACAATAGTCAAGGCGGTCACCGTCGCTAAGCGCTCCGCCTTTGAATGAAATAATGCCGAAAAGCGCGGCGCTTGCTTTAACTGTACTGGGTCCATTCGTCCGCTCCATAAGTTCCGGGCGGGCTGAACGGAGGAACTGGACTTTTCCCAGCGCAGGCGGTCACCGAGCCAGTTGATCATACTGCCCGTCAGGACTGCTGTGGACGCTTCAGGACCAACACTTCCACCAAGCCCAAGAACCAAGAGACCGAGGACCAGTGACTTCCACCACTGGTGATAATCCAGTTCAC of Limosilactobacillus oris contains these proteins:
- a CDS encoding LysR family transcriptional regulator, giving the protein MVLINDQLTTFIAVAESKSFNKAASQLFISAPGVIKQINALEKNIHVSLFNRTHSGVTLTPAGESFYQDAKKLVAAYTQSINHAQNLAEEKQVVKIGVGPLATGVGTNNLWLEISQKYPNINFQFIPCSCALGSFNEFLAGINSEFDLVSSVYDVNLLRAYSLTATELDLTPLKISVPIQNPLSNKKRLSLDDLK
- a CDS encoding IS3 family transposase — its product is MRYQAIQATCQAFPGQLVKRLCALAQVSRSAYYRWLSRPLPTKEAVNKQLKARLRQAYWEMKGTWGYRRLTMLINRRYNCHYNHKRIRRLLVEMNLRAVIRRPRHSCTIARGQSYEPNLLNRDFTAKRLNEKWVTDVTYLTYGNGQKAYLSAVKDLYNGEIISYVVSQRNDNPLVMKTLEQALKLYPTAKPLLHSDRGFQYTSKEFARLTAEHGISRSMSRVGKCIDNAPMESFWSHYKDEAYYGQIFRSYEELVTSIDQYIYFYNHQRYQVKLNSLTPVEYRHQAA
- a CDS encoding chloride channel protein, coding for MKKQWKRQLNLGIYAIVWSFVIGVATASYLNFVNWLIELVWHSYLHGDNAFGRWYPFLVCGLGGGLVGWLNRHWGNYPWTIEQVLSKVRLHGELDYHQWWKSLVLGLLVLGLGGSVGPEASTAVLTGSMINWLGDRLRWEKSSSSVQPARNLWSGRMDPVQLKQAPRFSALFHSKAERLATVTALTIVGVVGASIIFKLFPEEGAFGIHHQAIQWAPANLWTWLPAMVVGIAFGCFFVYLENSFAKLINIRLGPVMQGIIFGLTLALASLVSPDVMFSGEFRIVPFSNEALNLSVAFLILLALLKAVLTNLGFVMGWRGGTIFPAIFSSVAVGVACAMLLPGNLRVNAIVVVTASLTRILGKPILVIVLLFFLVAVELSPVIIVIALLVSGLLKLPAVINN